From the genome of Homalodisca vitripennis isolate AUS2020 chromosome 8, UT_GWSS_2.1, whole genome shotgun sequence, one region includes:
- the LOC124368125 gene encoding gustatory receptor for sugar taste 43a-like — MVVVTFLNCTWKYQKIVDVSNTLGRIFRDTKYKVRDVKIIVMVAALFIVHTVQFMISLANMVNDMEVSVVMSYVCVLFTDRTKLVFLLHFTHVAQSIAMGFEMVNVSVKEVSYNVNQRAKMDNGLPDVEVLHTTRTTPSKIEKLRTLMNTYWMLCDAVHQANDFYCDQLMTVMFSLFVHVTIMSYFFFLHVRAGEVIAFITEAVWVLLSICYAFILADKTVTMICNLMSNDLDPNLRKEVKGFLLQLPHRYARFSTRGFFQVNNETLTSMAGAVITYLVILIQFQTEQQPV; from the exons ATGGTGGTTGTCACATTCTTAAACTGCACCTGGAAGTACCAAAAAATTGTCGACGTTTCCAACACATTGGGGCGAATCTTCCGGGATACTAAGTATAAGGTACGGGACGTGAAGATCATAGTAATGGTCGCCGCACTTTTCATTGTCCATACGGTACAGTTCATGATCAGCCTTGCAAACATGGTAAACGATATGGAAGTGTCCGTGGTGATGAGTTATGTCTGCGTTCTATTCACGGACAGGACCAAACTTGTGTTTCTCCTTCATTTCACACATGTGGCTCAAAGCATCGCCATGGGTTTCGAAATGGTTAATGTCAGTGTGAAGGAGGTTTCTTATAACGTAAATCAACGGGCTAAGATGGACAATGGTCTGCCAGATGTTGAAGTTCTTCATACAACAC GCACTACACCGTCCAAGATCGAGAAACTGAGGACtctgatgaacacctactggatgctgtGTGACGCCGTACACCAGGCTAATGACTTCTACTGCGATCAGCTGATGACCGTCATGTTCTCCTTATTTGTCCACGTCACTATCATGTCCTACTTCTTCTTCCTGCACGTCAGAGCTGGTGAAGTGATAGCCTTCATTACAGAAGCCGTCTGGGTACTGCTGTCCATCTGCTACGCATTTATACTG GCTGACAAGACAGTTACAATGATTTGCAATTTGATGAGCAATGATCTGGACCCAAACCTTAGAAAAGAG GTGAAAGGGTTCCTGCTGCAGTTGCCTCACCGCTACGCAAGATTCTCAACTCGTGGCTTTTTCCAAGTCAACAACGAGACTCTCACATCG atggctggagcggtgaTAACTTACCTGGTGATCCTGATCCAGTTCCAGACCGAGCAACAACCggtttag